The nucleotide window CAATCCCCTCACCAACACGTGCAATAATTGTATCCTCGCCTGCACCACCGACTAAGCGGTCTAAGTTTGTACGTACTGTAATACGTGCTTTCGCTTTTACTTCAATCCCGTTAATTGCTACACCTGCAATAAATGGCGTTTCAATTACTTTTGGGTTAACCGACATTTGTACTGCCTCTAATACGTCACGACCTGCTAAATCGATTGCAGCCGCACGCTCAAATGATAATTCAATATTAGCTCGGTGTGCAGCGATTAATGCGTTGACTACGCGGTCTACGTTACCACCTGCTAAATAATGTGATTCTAATTGATTAATCGTTACTTCAATTCCCGCCTTATGCGCCTTAATTAAAGGGTTAACAATGCGCGATGGAATTACCCGACGTAAGCGCATCCCGATTAATGTGAAAATACTTACACGAACACCTGCTGCTAATGCACTAATCCACAACGTTACTGGAACGAATGTGAAGAAGATTGCTAAAACGATAAAAATAGCAATGATAATAATTGTTAAACCAACTACTCCTGCTGTTTCAAACATACTATAACTCCTCCATTTCTTCTATTGCTCGCACAACAATGCGTGAGCCTTCTACCTTAATAATTTCTACTTGCTTACCAGCATCAATATAACTGCCATCTGACACAGCATCAATGCGCTCTCCATCAACGGAAACAACACCTGCTGGTCTAAATGGCGTCATCGTTTTCCCTTTTTTGCCAATAAGCTCAATTCGATTGACGTTGGATACATAGCCTTCCTCCGTCGTCGTTGCATCCTTTAACACAAGCTTGTTAAACATATGCAACTTTTTGCCAAAGAATTTCATAAGAATCACCATTCCTACAACTGCGATGAACATCGCAATTAAAATTGAATAGCCCATTTGGACAAAATTAGCGCCTGCTAAAAGCAAGCTTAATATAACTAGTGCACCACCTATAATGCCGACAATGCCACCTGGGACGAAAAATTCTGCAATGATTAGAATGATACCAATAAACAGTAATAATATTGATTCATACCCTGCAAATCCCGCAATTAAATGTCCAAAGAAGAATAGCCCAAGTGCCGATAAGCCCATAATGCCAGAAACCCCGAAGCCTGGTGAATATAGCTCAATAACTAAGCCGAGGCTGGCAATCGATAATAAAATCGGGATAACGATTGGATTCGTCACAATGCGCGTAATGTGCTCCGCAATTGTTGGCTCCATATCAATGATTTTGCTACCTGCTAAATTCTCCATTGCCAATACGTCCTGCAAGTTTTTCACTGTGCCATTGGAGTAATCCACTGCCAATGCTTCTGTTGCAGATAACGTTAAGTAGTCGCCTATTGGTGCTCGGTATTCACTCATATCAATGGATGGATCAGCCATCGCTTGCGCAAATTGCGAATCACGTCCTGTGCTTTCTGCCGCAGCCATCATTTGCGCAGTCCAAGCGCTTTGTGCCTTAAGCTCCGCTGCATTGCCAGCCCCATCCACAACACCTGCTGCACCGATTGTCGCATCTGGTGTCATATAAATTTTATCTGCATTCAATGCGATAAATGCTCCTGCTGAATGCGCTTTCGTATTGATAAAGGCAATGACAGGTATATCGGATTGCTTGATGATTTTTGCGATATTATCTGCTGCATCTGTGAAGCCACCGGGAGTATGTATTTCAAGCACGATTGCTTCCGCTCCATGACTTTCTGCATCCTGAAATGCACGTTGTAAAAATGCTTCTAACCCTTTTTCTACATTATTTTCAATCGGTACATGGTAAACTTTGCTTTCGGCAAATGCTTGTGTAGGAAAAGCTAAGGCAATGGATAGCATCAGCAAGAAGAGCCAACTAAGTATTCTCATCCTTTTCATCTCGTCTCCCCTTTCTATAAATTCGATTACCTGTTTATACGAAGCAAATGTCTAAAAGTTTCAAAAAAAGTATAAAAACTTTTCTTGCACTTTAAAGTATAGCCTATTTATTTGTGTAACAATAATGATATGCTGACAAACAACAGAAAAAGCAGTGAAGAAATAAAAATTTTCCTCACTGCTTTTTATTAAATATTACGGCAAATTTCAATGACTTGCTGTACCGCTTGCGCGGAATGCTGTAGCGCTTGCTTTTCCTCTGCTGTTAGCTGTAATTCAATGAC belongs to Lysinibacillus louembei and includes:
- the floA gene encoding flotillin-like protein FloA (flotillin-like protein involved in membrane lipid rafts), yielding MFETAGVVGLTIIIIAIFIVLAIFFTFVPVTLWISALAAGVRVSIFTLIGMRLRRVIPSRIVNPLIKAHKAGIEVTINQLESHYLAGGNVDRVVNALIAAHRANIELSFERAAAIDLAGRDVLEAVQMSVNPKVIETPFIAGVAINGIEVKAKARITVRTNLDRLVGGAGEDTIIARVGEGIVSTIGSSKSHSVVLENPDLISQTVLSKGLDSGTAFEILSIDIADVDVGKNIGAELQIEQAQADKNIAQAKAEERRAMAVATEQEMVAKVQEMKAKVVEAEAEVPMAMAEALRSGNLGIMDYMNYKNIQADTMMRDSIAKSTNDDNTQNK
- a CDS encoding NfeD family protein, with product MKRMRILSWLFLLMLSIALAFPTQAFAESKVYHVPIENNVEKGLEAFLQRAFQDAESHGAEAIVLEIHTPGGFTDAADNIAKIIKQSDIPVIAFINTKAHSAGAFIALNADKIYMTPDATIGAAGVVDGAGNAAELKAQSAWTAQMMAAAESTGRDSQFAQAMADPSIDMSEYRAPIGDYLTLSATEALAVDYSNGTVKNLQDVLAMENLAGSKIIDMEPTIAEHITRIVTNPIVIPILLSIASLGLVIELYSPGFGVSGIMGLSALGLFFFGHLIAGFAGYESILLLFIGIILIIAEFFVPGGIVGIIGGALVILSLLLAGANFVQMGYSILIAMFIAVVGMVILMKFFGKKLHMFNKLVLKDATTTEEGYVSNVNRIELIGKKGKTMTPFRPAGVVSVDGERIDAVSDGSYIDAGKQVEIIKVEGSRIVVRAIEEMEEL